In Elaeis guineensis isolate ETL-2024a chromosome 1, EG11, whole genome shotgun sequence, a genomic segment contains:
- the LOC105061285 gene encoding polygalacturonase inhibitor 1-like — translation MAVPTLPTFLLPLLFLLLSTTLSPVSSAGCDEGDMKALLNIKESLGNPADLSSWLPNTDCCNWSSIGCSENGRVYIFYLYALNVSSQIPSAIGELSALESLTLDTMPGLTGPIPPSFAKLSRLFLLQISDTSISGPVPTFLFRTNLSALTLSNNKLSGPIPPALSSLSYLRYLDLSGNSLTGTIPPGLLHGEYRFFILSHNKLTGEIPQSYGDGDVDTIDLGHNQLTGDPSFLFSSVKPMTKIDLSWNELEFDMTHVMFPHHLTYLDLSHNRIRGRVSKSFMDLNELTYLNLTYNRLCGEIPTGRAMVRHGAECYLHNKCLCGTPLPPCRNATMS, via the coding sequence ATGGCCGTTCCCACTCTGCCCACCTTCCTCCTCCCTCTACTCTTCCTCCTTTTATCCACCACCCTAAGCCCTGTATCTAGTGCGGGTTGTGACGAGGGAGACATGAAAGCCCTACTTAATATCAAGGAATCTCTTGGCAACCCTGCTGATCTTTCTTCCTGGCTCCCCAACACCGATTGCTGCAACTGGAGCAGCATCGGTTGCAGCGAGAACGGCAGGGTCTACATCTTCTACCTATACGCCCTCAACGTGTCCAGCCAAATCCCCTCGGCCATTGGTGAGCTCTCGGCGCTCGAGTCCCTAACCTTGGATACGATGCCGGGCCTCACCGGCCCAATCCCTCCCTCCTTCGCCAAGCTCTCCAGACTCTTTCTCCTTCAGATCAGCGACACCTCTATCTCCGGCCCCGTCCCCACCTTCCTCTTCAGAACCAATCTCAGCGCCCTCACCCTCTCCAACAACAAGCTCTCCGGGCCCATTCCACCCGCCCTCAGTAGCCTTTCATATCTCCGCTACTTGGATCTCAGCGGTAATAGCCTCACCGGCACCATACCACCAGGGCTGCTACATGGAGAGTACCGCTTCTTCATTCTGTCCCACAACAAGCTGACGGGAGAGATTCCACAGTCCTACGGCGACGGCGACGTCGACACCATCGATCTCGGCCATAACCAGCTGACCGGCGACCCGTCGTTTTTGTTTAGCTCGGTGAAACCCATGACCAAGATCGACCTGTCGTGGAACGAGCTAGAGTTCGACATGACCCATGTCATGTTCCCCCACCATCTAACGTACCTGGACCTGAGCCACAACCGGATCAGGGGAAGAGTCTCCAAGTCGTTCATGGACCTGAACGAACTGACGTACTTGAACCTGACCTACAACCGGCTGTGTGGAGAGATTCCGACCGGGAGGGCCATGGTGCGGCACGGCGCCGAGTGCTACCTCCATAACAAGTGCCTCTGCGGGACCCCCCTCCCGCCGTGCCGCAACGCGACAATGAGCTGA
- the LOC105061251 gene encoding polygalacturonase inhibitor, with translation MTAIVTLPSFLSLLFFILLLSSNPLPVSSIVCNHDDKKVLLSIKAAFSNSNHFASWTDESSCCEWSNVVCDGESGRVMELNFFDADFHGSIPDAIGDLSYIHSIVFYKLPNVVGPLPSAISKLKNLVYLAIRETNISGPVPDFLSELTALNQLDLSFNRLSGSIPASLGDLRSLTSLDLSGNQLSGTIPPSLFQKNSTTEPPSLRLAHNHLTGEIPPAFGKVGFFEIDLSQNQLTGDGSFLFGRSKPTGTIDLSRNQFEFDLTHVEFPEAMNTVKLNENKIHGSIPAQITKLGSLRSFNVSHNDLCGEIPCGGEMGRFDESCYLHNKCLCGKPLPPCK, from the coding sequence ATGACAGCTATTGTCACCCTCCCCTccttcctttctctcctcttcttcaTCCTTTTGCTATCCTCCAACCCCCTCCCCGTCTCCTCTATCGTCTGCAACCATGATGACAAGAAAGTCCTGCTCAGCATCAAGGCCGCCTTCAGTAACAGCAACCACTTCGCATCCTGGACGGACGAGTCCAGCTGCTGCGAATGGTCCAACGTCGTCTGCGATGGCGAGAGCGGCCGCGTCATGGAACTCAACTTCTTCGATGCCGACTTCCACGGCAGCATTCCCGACGCCATCGGCGACCTCTCTTACATCCATAGCATCGTCTTCTACAAGCTTCCCAACGTCGTAGGCCCCCTCCCCTCCGCCATCTCCAAGCTCAAGAACTTGGTATACCTCGCCATCAGAGAGACCAACATCTCCGGCCCCGTCCCCGACTTCCTTTCCGAACTCACCGCCCTCAACCAGCTCGACCTCTCCTTCAACCGGCTCTCCGGCTCCATCCCCGCCTCCCTCGGCGACCTCCGCAGTCTCACCTCCCTCGACCTCAGCGGCAATCAGCTCTCTGGCACCATCCCGCCCTCACTCTTCCAGAAAAATTCCACCACCGAGCCGCCGTCTCTCCGGCTCGCGCACAATCATCTGACCGGCGAGATCCCGCCGGCTTTTGGGAAGGTGGGCTTCTTCGAGATCGACTTGTCGCAGAACCAGCTCACCGGGGACGGCTCGTTCCTCTTCGGCCGATCCAAGCCGACAGGCACGATCGATTTGTCGAGGAACCAGTTCGAGTTTGATCTGACGCACGTCGAGTTCCCTGAGGCCATGAACACGGTGAAACTAAACGAGAACAAGATCCACGGGAGCATTCCAGCCCAGATAACGAAGCTGGGGAGCCTCCGGTCCTTCAACGTAAGTCATAATGATTTGTGTGGAGAGATTCCTTGTGGGGGGGAAATGGGGCGGTTCGACGAGTCCTGTTACCTTCACAACAAGTGTCTTTGCGGAAAGCCTCTCCCGCCTTGCAAGTGA